In a single window of the Panthera leo isolate Ple1 chromosome A1, P.leo_Ple1_pat1.1, whole genome shotgun sequence genome:
- the PRKAA1 gene encoding 5'-AMP-activated protein kinase catalytic subunit alpha-1 isoform X5, whose translation MVVHRDLKPENVLLDAHMNAKIADFGLSNMMSDGEFLRTSCGSPNYAAPEVISGRLYAGPEVDIWSSGVILYALLCGTLPFDDDHVPTLFKKICDGIFYTPQYLNPSVISLLKHMLQVDPMKRATIKDIREHEWFKQDLPKYLFPEDPSYSSTMIDDEALKEVCEKFECSEEEVLSCLYNRNHQDPLAVAYHLIIDNRRIMNEAKDFYLATSPPDSFLDDHHLTRPHPERVPFLVAETPRARHTLDELNPQKSKHQGVRKAKWHLGIRSQSRPNDIMAEVCRAIKQLDYEWKVVNPYYLRVRRKNPVTSTYSKMSLQLYQVDSRTYLLDFRSIDDEITEAKSGTATPQRSGSVSNYRSCQRNDSDADAQGKSSEASLTSSVTSLDSSPVDLTPRPGSHTIEFFEMCANLIKILAQ comes from the exons GTCTTTCAAACATGATGTCAGATGGTGAATTTTTAAGAACAAGCTGTGGCTCACCCAACTATGCTGCACCAGAAGTAATTTCAGGAAG ATTGTATGCAGGCCCAGAAGTAGACATATGGAGCAGTGGGGTTATTCTCTATGCTTTATTATGTGGAACCCTTCCGTTTGATGATGATCATGTGCCAACTCTTTTTAAGAAGATATGTGATGGGATCTTTTATACCCCTCAGTATTTAAATCCATCTGTGATTAGCCTTTTGAAACATATGCTACAGGTGGATCCCATGAAGAGGGCCACAATCAAAGATATCAG GGAGCATGAATGGTTTAAACAAGATCTTCCAAAATATCTCTTTCCTGAGGATCCATCATATAGTTCAACCATGATTGATGATGAAGCCTTAAAAGAAGTGTGTGAAAAATTTGAATGCTCAGAAGAGGAGGTTCTCAGCTGCCTTTATAATAGAAATCACCAGGACCCGTTGGCAGTTGCCTATCACCTCATAATAGATAACAGGAGGATAATGAATGAGGCCAAAGATTTTTACTTGGCAACAAGCCCACCTGATTCTTTTCTCGATGATCATCATTTGACTCGGCCCCATCCTGAAAGAGTACCATTCTTGGTTGCTGAAACGCCAAGGGCACGCCACACCCTCGATGAATTAAACCCACAGAAATCAAAACACCAAGGTGTAAGGAAAGCAAAATGGCATTTGGGAATTAGAAGTCAAAGTCGACCGAATGATATCATGGCAGAAGTTTGTAGAGCAATTAAACAACTGGATTACGAATGGAAG GTTGTAAACCCATATTATTTGCGTGTTCGAAGGAAGAATCCTGTAACAAGTACATACTCCAAAATGAGTCTACAGTTATACCAAGTGGATAGTAGAACGTACTTACTGGATTTCCGTAGTATTGATG atGAAATTACTGAAGCCAAATCAGGGACTGCTACTCCACAGAGATCAGGATCAGTTAGCAACTATCGATCTTGCCAAAGGAATGATTCAGATGCTGATGCTCAAGGAAAATCCTCAGAAGCTTCACTTACCTCATCTGTGACCTCACTTGACTCTTCTCCTGTTGACTTAACTCCAAGACCTGGAAGTCACACGATAGAATTTTTTGAAATGTGTGCGAATCTAATTAAAATTCTTGCACAGTAA